TCATGCCTGCAAGCCCTTGCGACTACTCCCTTTGAGGTACGAACCTCACCTACCCAGCGGTAATCCGGCAGTCCAATAGTGGGCGTACTCGTCCCATGCTAGCATCTCCGCTATCATTTGTTAGGATGTTAGCTACAATGCCTGTGCCACCCTCCGCCAGTAGCACGAAGTCTCAACCGGATTCCGCCGCTTTTCAAGCCCGCTACGTTAGCCGGGACATCGCCGCCGGTATGGTAACGGGTATTGTCGCCATTCCCCTGTCTGTTGGCATCGCCATGATATCGAATTACCCGATCAAGGTAGGACTAGCCACCGTCGTTTTCGCCAGCCTTGTGGGTTGGCTGTTCGCCTGGTTTCGCCCAGGCAATTATATCGGCAGCCCCGGTATTGCTGCGGGGCTTGCACCTGTTCTGGCATTGGGCGTTGCCTCCTTTGGCGTGCAAAACATGGCATTCTGCATTTTTCTGACCGCCATTATTCAAGCCATTATCTGGAAATATAACTGACAAAAATATTTACTGGTTGCTGTACCCATTTATCTGGTTGAAGGTTTACTGGCTGGGGTCGGTTTGACCATTTTCATGAAATTTTTCAGCTTTACCTATGAAATAAATCCCAGTACCGTATCACCAGATACGTTCTGGAATATGGCACGTATTCAAATGCTGCTCATTTCATTAACGGCATATGCGTTATTTGTAGCACTTATTTACCGTTTCAAAAACACACTCCCCGCATTACACGGCGCAGTACATTTTGTCATTTATTTGAATCATGAAAAGATGGCGGCAGCCCAGATTGTGCGCCGTTACATCGATACATTAAAACGGGATAGTGGTGGTGTGAGTTAATCATGCCACTAGCAATCAAACGACTCACGAGGGTGTAGAAAAACCCGAATCTGATCATCCCATCCAGATCGGGCAGTCGTTTGGGTGAATGGCTGTATCGAGGTTGGGTGCAAGTTGCTGAATCAATTGCAGCGAGGTTTCAAGGCTAGGCGCGTACCAACTGACACTAGCCGAATCTTTGGTCTGATAGACATTATCCCAATGGTCTTGTTGGTTCATCGTTACCTATTCGATTTATGGTATGGGTTTCCGGCAAGTCTGCAATACATGCCGCTTGACCCCGCGTTTTGCCAGTAATGTTGTCAATTGTTTAATATCCTCCGTCATCAATAAGCTTGGGTCAACGGTTGTTCTGATTTCATAATCAACATGCTTGGCAGCCAGCAGTAAGTCTAAGCTTTCCTCCGCCTTGAAACCACTACCCGCCAGTCCCGTCACTTTTTTGTAGGCATGGAACGGGGCTTTGATGTCCAGCCCCACCCAATCCACATAAGGCAACACTTTCGCCAAGCGTGCAGGCATGATCCCCGCTGTGTGCAAAGCAATCTTGAATCCCAATGCTTTCACCACCTGCATTGCTTCCGGCAGACGTGGCTGTAACAAGGGTTCGCCGCCGCTGAACACCACCCCGTCCAGAAATCCGACCCTTTCCCGCAAAAAACGCATCACTTCTGCCCATTCCAGCGTACTGGGCACATCGGTACGTAATAGGTGCGGATTATGGCAGTAGCTGCAATGCCACGGGCAGCCCTGACAAAACAATACGGCTGCCAAATGCCCCGGAAAGTCGATGCTGGTCAGCGGAACCATCCCGCCTAGCTGTAACACGGACGTTTTCCTGCCAACAGTGGGGATGCTTCCACAAAGGGGATGCGTTCAGCATGTTCGCTTTGCTTGCCGGGATTGAAGGAACTGACTGGGCGGTGGTAGCCCATCACCCGCGTCCACACTTCGCAACGCTGGCGTTCGTTGTCTTCCAGTTTGATTGTTTGCTGTTTCATACAAATTCCTCCTGTTTTTGGCGTAATAATTCATCGTCACAGCGCGGGCAGAACTCGTGTTCCCCTGCGAGATAACCGTGTTTGGGGCAGATGGAGAAGGTGGGTGTCACCGTGATGTACGGCAGGCGGAAACATTCCAGACTGCGACGCACCAATTGCTTGCAGGCTGCCACACTGGAAATGCGTTCCTGCATATACAGGTGCAGCACCGTGCCGCCGTTGTACAGGGTTTGCAGCCCATCTTGCAGGCTCAGTGCCACAAACGGGTCATCGGTGTAGCCGACGGGCAACTGGGTGGAATTGGTGTAATACGGGCGTTCTGCTGTTCCCGCCTGCAAAATATCGGGGAAGCGTTTGCGGTCTTCCTTGGCAAAACGGTAGGTCGTGCCTTCCGCCGGAGTAGCCTCCAGATTGTACATATGCCCAGTTTCCGCCTGAAACTCACGCAAACGCCGCCGGATGTGGCGCAACAAACGTACTGCCAGTATTTGTCCGCCTGCTTCGCCGATGTGGGCGGTATCCGCGCTGAAATTGCGGATCATCTCGTTCACCCCGTTCACGCCGATGGTGGAAAAATGGTTACGCAAAGTCCCCAGATAACGTTGGGTGTAGGGGTAAAGCCCCTGATCCATGTGTTGCTGGATGACCTTGCGTTTGATTTCCAGACTATCACGCCCCAATTCCAGCAAGGTATCCAACCGCGCAAACAGCCCTGTCCTGTCACCCCGATACACATAGCCAAGTCGGGCGCAATTGATCGTGAATACCCCCAGCGAACCCGTCTGTTCCGCCGAGCCAAACAAACCATTACCACGCCGTTCCAGTTGGCTTAAATCCAGTTGCAGGCGGCAACACATCGAGCGCACCATGCCCGGTTCTAACCCTGATTTCAGGAAATTCTGGAAGTACGGCAAACCGTATTTCGCCGTGACCCGAAACAGCAAATCGGTGTCAGGGGCATCCCACGGAAAATCGCGGGTAATGTTGTAGGTGGGGATCGGGAAGGTAAACACCCGCCCACACGCATCGCCTTCTTCCATGATTTCGAGGAAAGCACGGTTGATCATGCCCATTTCCGCTTGGCAGTCGCCGTAGCTGAAGGGCATTTCTTCCCCCGCAATTACCGGAATCTGCGGTTTCAGGTCATCCGGGCACGTCCAGTCGAAGGTCAAATTTGTGAACGGGGTTTGCGACCCCCAGCGCGAAGGGAAATTCAGGTTGAAAATGAACGACTGCATCAGTTGCCGCACATAGCCATAGTCCAGCGCATCCTTGCGGATGTAGGGCGCGAGGTAGGTATCGAAGGAACTGAACGCCTGTGCGCCCGCCCATTCGTTTTGCAATGTGCCGAGGAAATTCACCGCCTGCCACAAGGCGCTGTCCAGATGCTTGGGTGCTTTGGCATCGGTACGCCCCGGCACGCCATTGAAGCCTTCATGTAGCAGGGTACGCAATGACCAGCCCGCGCAATAACCACCTAGCATATCGAGGTCGTGGATATGCACGTCGCCCTCACGGTGCGCCTGCCCAATATCCGGCGGGTACACATGGTCGAGCCAGTAGTTGGCAATCATTTTCCCCGCCGTGTTCAGGATCAGCCCACCCACGGAATAGCCCTGATTGGCGTTGGCATTTACCCGCCAATCACGCTGTTGCAAATAGCTGTCGATGGTGTCGGCAACCGCCACGCAGCTCATGCCAGCCACTCCCTTACCCCCGTACCTGCCAGCCTGTCCATGTAACGGGCGCGGTATAGCAGGCGGCGACGGTCTTGCGTGTCCGTAAAGCCGCTGCGGTCGTGCAGCACATTATTGCTGACCAAACCCATGCCCGGTTCGAGCTTGCCCCGGAAAATGTAGGTCGAGTCACCTTCCAGCCAGTCGCCAAGGGCTGCCAGTGCTTCGCGGGTCAGCGGGTCATCCTTCCATACCACATTCCTACCCCGGATGGTGTAGCGCATATGCAAATCCCCTGTCACCGCGTCAACCGAAAATACCGGCCCGACATTTTTCGCACGTGCCACGATGTCACCATCGGTGCGGGCGGGGATGGTCATCACATCCGGCTGCATCAGGGCGCGGATGTAGTCTGGGTTTTGGTCACGCAGGCGCAGGTAGGCAATTTCGTGATCCAGCAGACGATTTTCGCCGCCCTCTGGCGCACTTTGCACACAATGCAGCAGCAGTCCGTGGATTTGTTGTTCCGGCAGATTGTAATAGCCGTCGGTATGCCACTGGATCAGGCGGTTGCTGTAGGGGATGTAATGTTCGCGTGCCCCACTATTCACAGCAGCAACGGTCAAAGATGTCAGCCCATCATTATCCGCCAACCAATTGTGGTCGAGATGCTGCAAGCCAAATTGCTGCGCCATGCGATGTGGGATGGTGCGGTCGGGGTCATCCCCGGTGTTGCCTACGTAAATCACCATATTGGCCTTGCGGCAACGGGTCAGCATCGCCTGATGTTCTGCTGTTGTCAGCTTACGTGGATCATTGACTTCCACAATCAGGTCATCCAAACACACCGGATAGTGTTGCAGTTTTTGCTCACGCCAGCGTTGGTAAAGCGTGTCATTATCGGGTAGGAAAGGGCTATACATCGTAAGTGATACCTCGTTGTGAATACTACATGTAGTGTTTAAATTAAGTTTTTTTACTATATGTAGATAAAAGTACAGCCACCTTGACTTAAGTCAAGGTTTGTATGATCAGACTTCTGTCTAATCTTTACTCCATGAACCTTGCCAAACACCTCAACACTTTCGGGCAATACCTGCTGCGCCGCCACGGTGAGCGGGTACATAAACTCGCCCTCAATGCCAGCTTCACCTGCCCCAACCGTGATGGCAGTATCGGGCGCGGCGGCTGCACCTTTTGCAATAATGCCTCTTTCAACCCACAGGGCAGGCAACCGCCGAGCATCGCTGAGCAAATTGCCGCAGGGCGGGCGGTATTGGCAAAACGTACCGGGGCGAAAAAATTCCTCGCCTATTTTCAGGCATACACCAACACCTATGCCACGCTGGAAGTGCTGAAACCGCTTTATGACCAAGCACTCGCAGAACCGGATGTCATCGGTTTGAGTATTGGCACGCGCCCGGATTGTGTCCCCAATGCTGTGCTGGATTTACTCGCCAGTTACCGCGACCAAGGCTATGAGGTATGGCTGGAACTGGGGCTGCAATCCAGCTTCGATCGAACCTTACGCCGGGTCAACAGGGGGCATGGTTTCGCCGCTTATGCGGATGCAGTGCAACGCGTCCATGCTCGCCAGTTGCCTGTATGTACCCACTTGATTGCGGGATTACCCGGTGAATGTGCTTCTCACAGCCGCGTAACGCTGCAACGGGTGCTGGATTTGGGCGTGGAAGGGCTGAAATTGCACCCGCTCCACGTCGTCAAAGGCACGCAACTGGCAAATGAATGGCGGCGCAATGAATACCAACCGCTGACACTGGATGAATACGTGGAACTTGCCGTCACCCTGATCCGTAAAACACCAGCGGATGTTACTTTTCACCGTGTGACTGCTACCGCCTCACCCGACATCCTCCTTGCGCCGCAATGGTGCGGCAAAAAGTGGCTGGTACTGAACAAGATTGCCGAACAATTGGGAGCTTAAACCGTGCTGACGATTACCCTTGATGAAAACATTCCTTACGCTGCTGAAGCCTTCGATACGCTGGGGCAAACGCGGCTACTGGCGGGGCGTTCCCTGTGCAATGCCGATTTGCAGGACACGGATATATTGGTGGTGCGTTCCGTCACCAAAGTGAATGCATCACTGTTGGCAGGCACACCCGTGCGTTTCGTTGCCACCGCCACGGCGGGTTTTGACCACATTGACCTCGATTACCTGCGTGAACAGGGCATTGGTTTTGCGCGTGCGCCCGGTTGTAATGCGGTATCGGCGGCGGAATACGTGCTGGCTGCCATCAGCCACTGGTCATTGCTGCGGGATAAACCCTTGCAGGGGCGCAGCATTGGCATTATCGGGCATGGCAATGTCGGCTCACGGGTAAGGCAATTGTGTG
The window above is part of the Thiothrix winogradskyi genome. Proteins encoded here:
- a CDS encoding TauD/TfdA family dioxygenase, with the protein product MYSPFLPDNDTLYQRWREQKLQHYPVCLDDLIVEVNDPRKLTTAEHQAMLTRCRKANMVIYVGNTGDDPDRTIPHRMAQQFGLQHLDHNWLADNDGLTSLTVAAVNSGAREHYIPYSNRLIQWHTDGYYNLPEQQIHGLLLHCVQSAPEGGENRLLDHEIAYLRLRDQNPDYIRALMQPDVMTIPARTDGDIVARAKNVGPVFSVDAVTGDLHMRYTIRGRNVVWKDDPLTREALAALGDWLEGDSTYIFRGKLEPGMGLVSNNVLHDRSGFTDTQDRRRLLYRARYMDRLAGTGVREWLA
- a CDS encoding SulP family inorganic anion transporter; the protein is MPVPPSASSTKSQPDSAAFQARYVSRDIAAGMVTGIVAIPLSVGIAMISNYPIKVGLATVVFASLVGWLFAWFRPGNYIGSPGIAAGLAPVLALGVASFGVQNMAFCIFLTAIIQAIIWKYN
- the nrdD gene encoding anaerobic ribonucleoside-triphosphate reductase, producing MKQQTIKLEDNERQRCEVWTRVMGYHRPVSSFNPGKQSEHAERIPFVEASPLLAGKRPCYS
- a CDS encoding TIGR01212 family radical SAM protein (This family includes YhcC from E. coli K-12, an uncharacterized radical SAM protein.) — its product is MIRLLSNLYSMNLAKHLNTFGQYLLRRHGERVHKLALNASFTCPNRDGSIGRGGCTFCNNASFNPQGRQPPSIAEQIAAGRAVLAKRTGAKKFLAYFQAYTNTYATLEVLKPLYDQALAEPDVIGLSIGTRPDCVPNAVLDLLASYRDQGYEVWLELGLQSSFDRTLRRVNRGHGFAAYADAVQRVHARQLPVCTHLIAGLPGECASHSRVTLQRVLDLGVEGLKLHPLHVVKGTQLANEWRRNEYQPLTLDEYVELAVTLIRKTPADVTFHRVTATASPDILLAPQWCGKKWLVLNKIAEQLGA
- a CDS encoding anaerobic ribonucleoside-triphosphate reductase activating protein — protein: MLQLGGMVPLTSIDFPGHLAAVLFCQGCPWHCSYCHNPHLLRTDVPSTLEWAEVMRFLRERVGFLDGVVFSGGEPLLQPRLPEAMQVVKALGFKIALHTAGIMPARLAKVLPYVDWVGLDIKAPFHAYKKVTGLAGSGFKAEESLDLLLAAKHVDYEIRTTVDPSLLMTEDIKQLTTLLAKRGVKRHVLQTCRKPIP
- a CDS encoding ribonucleoside triphosphate reductase, which encodes MSCVAVADTIDSYLQQRDWRVNANANQGYSVGGLILNTAGKMIANYWLDHVYPPDIGQAHREGDVHIHDLDMLGGYCAGWSLRTLLHEGFNGVPGRTDAKAPKHLDSALWQAVNFLGTLQNEWAGAQAFSSFDTYLAPYIRKDALDYGYVRQLMQSFIFNLNFPSRWGSQTPFTNLTFDWTCPDDLKPQIPVIAGEEMPFSYGDCQAEMGMINRAFLEIMEEGDACGRVFTFPIPTYNITRDFPWDAPDTDLLFRVTAKYGLPYFQNFLKSGLEPGMVRSMCCRLQLDLSQLERRGNGLFGSAEQTGSLGVFTINCARLGYVYRGDRTGLFARLDTLLELGRDSLEIKRKVIQQHMDQGLYPYTQRYLGTLRNHFSTIGVNGVNEMIRNFSADTAHIGEAGGQILAVRLLRHIRRRLREFQAETGHMYNLEATPAEGTTYRFAKEDRKRFPDILQAGTAERPYYTNSTQLPVGYTDDPFVALSLQDGLQTLYNGGTVLHLYMQERISSVAACKQLVRRSLECFRLPYITVTPTFSICPKHGYLAGEHEFCPRCDDELLRQKQEEFV